In the Salvia miltiorrhiza cultivar Shanhuang (shh) chromosome 8, IMPLAD_Smil_shh, whole genome shotgun sequence genome, CACGATTTTGCAAATGATATAAACCCAAGGCAATATGTAACTTCTCTTTATCAGCATACGTAGAACTTGAACTTAGTGCGTCCCGTCTGTATAGCTCAATCCCACCTAAATCATCTCAAGAAAATATGTCTTGATACACGACACCAGGAATAACCTATTGTCGCCCTCAAGTGGATTGATATTGACGGTCGTCTCCTTCCACAATGTTACTCACTGATGAACTCCTCAATGATTGCACAATATGTCTATTGGACAAAAGAAGAACATCGTCCTCAACATCATCAAGACTATCCACATCATCACTGTCTTCATCAAGACTATCCACATCGTCCTCAACATCATAATCATTATCACCATCCACATCGTTATCTACATCAACATTGTCATACTCCATTCATTCTCCACCTTATGGTAAACATTGTCATTAGTCCTTTCATTAGCCGCCGCTACATTAACATTATCACTCAAAATATGACATTGTGCTACATTTACATTGTAAGCAACATGAGACATTACATTTGCATACAATTGTGATTTAACATTTTGAGCATTTAATAAATGCACAAAATCAAGATCCGTCATAGGTTGATCCATATCACGAGCTGTAGACTGTCAATCTAGGAGCAATAATGACAAAGAATTTCGGAACTTCAAATGCATCCATTATAACCTTCACATCACCATCATCCATTATGTTCATTTTCAAACTTTCCTCTTCAGGAGACTTAACCACAGAGTTCATTACATAATCATATATGTTCCTATCTGCACGAACAATACCTTCAATCTACCTTATAAGACTAGCATATGTATAACTAAgggtgagcagtcggtccgGATCGGACCGAACCGAGGAAACCGATGAtcgaattttcaatattttttcgACCGAACCGGACCAACTGAAGCCCTAGAACCGGACCAAAACCGCCATCGGTTCTCTGTCCGGTTCGATCTAAAATCGACAATTTTTggaatattagaaattaataaaaatattaataatattaatgaaaatattaataaaaatattagaaattaataaaaatattaataatattaataaaaatattatatatatatatatattcgattCGATCTGATTTTCATCGGTTTTGACTTCCCCGggaccgaaaccgaaccgaaatattttcGGTCCAAGAAAATAGCACCGGATCGGACCAATACATGGACCAAAACCgacccgaaccgaaaaaccgatcgGTTCGGTCCGATCCGTCGATTTTGGTCCagttttgctcacccctatgtATAACCATTCATTGGGACACACATAAATATTCTTTCCCCGCCCTCATACTTGTCATCTACCCATGATCCTCCATAGAATATAACAATGCATGTCGAGCTCATCTGTAACACATACAAGTTTTTCATATTAAAAATCAcattgttataaataaataaaaataattaatattttaaaacataatcgtattttatacacattttcatttgaaaatatGTGTAAATAGTTCAAAATACATAGTTACAAACATTATCGTCTGAAATTATGTGTAATAGTGTACAATTATACTATTACACACATTTTTCAGACAATAATGTGTGTAACCTTGCACAATTTGCACTATTACACATTTGGGACGATAATGTGTGTAATGTTTTAGTTTTGCACTGTTACACACATTTGCGAACGATAATGTGTGTATCAGTGCAAATTGTGCACTAATACACACATTATTGTCTGAAATTGTGTGTAATGGTCGAATATAGTGTGTAACGATCGATAATGTGTGTAATTATCAATTTTAGTGTGTAAGCAGGCATTTTTCCGTATAATCAAGAACATAGTTCGAAAATCATAAATCAAGAACCAAGAACAACATAAATATTCACAAATGCTATACCAAATCAAACAAATCTTGTGATTTCGAACATTATAAAAGGGATTAAGACCTTTTTTCTATTATCAAGTTTTGCCaaacaaaattcaaaaatttcattttcaaaaactCTCAACAAATTCAAAGATATATGAGATTAGGAGTTAATGACTTACTGGAAATGAGAGGAAGTGAAGCATGACAACCGGGAGACCGCTGAAAATCCTCGTAACACAGTTGTCGGAAAAAGGACGTCAGAAGTGATGACTTGGGAAGAAGATGGTTGTGAATGTTTTTTTACACCCAAAATttaggttttgttttttgtttactttttttgtttttactattttttgctatttttgaaaataataaaaatgtaaaCTAATGAATATGTGTTAGTAAGGGTAAGTAAGTCATTTCAACACCAAAAATgctattatatttttcttattttttatcttcATGGATAATTTTTTCTACAACTAAGAGGTTTTTGATAGATTAGGGattttattctaaaaaataatGTACACTCTTAAGAGACgaagaaaatatatacaattaatttgACAAATTTTACAATCCTAAtcgtattaattaaaaagaggCTCTTAAAATACAAACAAATGAGTAAACGCTTAACAAAAAGTGGGAGTTTTTCAAAAGATTAAACACTTAAATGTCATCCATATAAATGATTCAATTATTGAATGCAAGGGGTGTgcgtgtgttttttttttttttgatgaaattacattataaataatacaaaccacacacacaccccacctagtggttattgtggccgagagtattcgaacctgtgacctcttggacaacaggcaaccaccccaaccactaggccatcccaaggggacatgggtgtgtgtgtgttgatCTAATTGTAAGACCATAAATAACAGCAACCATtccaaccacccaaccatccaacctctttaatatttaattaatttctctctcttccacatcatCCAACCACATCCAACCCAACCACATCTATTTTGAATGATTTATCCATGACcatccaaccacccaaccacaatgttatctataattatttttattataaattttaatcattaataattatttttgttaaaaataatatataaaattatgattaaaacaagaaattataaaaaatttaaaactaaaattcgAGTAATAACTATGAAATTAAAAGGCAATACAAAAATTAcacaaactaaattaaaaatataaattacaataataacaTTGCAATATTACAAACAAACTGTCGATACTAACAGACACAGAAAAATTATACATTCAATTTTCACGGCCAAACTTCTGCCAAATATGCTCGATCAAGTCATTTTTTAAAGCACTGTGAGCTTCTCTGTTACGAACTTGTGATCTATTTCTCATATAGCTAGAAAGACTTGCAATCCGTTCTGTAGAGAACTCAAAATTTGGATCTTCATTTTCTTCCACATCTCCACTCTGATTACTAAATCTTCTAGCTTCCATAAATTCTGCAGGATCACAATAATTTAGGTAAGTGTGCCTCTCATCTTCCACTATCATATTGTGCATAATGATGCAAGCTAACATCACTTTTTCCATCATATCACAATCCCACATAAGACATGGTCTTTTGATAAAATGAAAACGAGCCTGTAAAACACCAAATGCCCTTTCAACATCTTTTCGAGTAGCCTCTTGATGTTGGGCAAACAGTTGGTGCTTCCTAATCTGTGGACCATTAATAGATTTGACAAATACTGCCCATTGGGGATATATGCCATCAGTAAGATAATATCCCATATTCTTCTCGTGACCATTTACAACATAACTAACTTTCGGTGCTCGGCCTTCCAAGATGTCCTTGAACACAGGAGATTGTTCAAGCACGTTGATATCATTTCTGGAACCCGGAGTTCCAAAAAATGCATGCCAGATCCATAAATCTTGAGATGCAACTGCTTCCAAAATGATTGTCGCCTTACCATTTCTTCCTGCATATTGCCCTGCCCATGCAGTAGGGCAATTTTTCCAttcccaatgcatgcaatcaataCTGCCCAACATACCTAGAAA is a window encoding:
- the LOC130998192 gene encoding uncharacterized protein LOC130998192, which gives rise to MSAQTIRRSVEKFFEGVINNFGDEYLRKPNEEDLSYLLHVGEQRGFLGMLGSIDCMHWEWKNCPTAWAGQYAGRNGKATIILEAVASQDLWIWHAFFGTPGSRNDINVLEQSPVFKDILEGRAPKVSYVVNGHEKNMGYYLTDGIYPQWAVFVKSINGPQIRKHQLFAQHQEATRKDVERAFGVLQARFHFIKRPCLMWDCDMMEKVMLACIIMHNMIVEDERHTYLNYCDPAEFMEARRFSNQSGDVEENEDPNFEFSTERIASLSSYMRNRSQVRNREAHSALKNDLIEHIWQKFGREN